The Patescibacteria group bacterium sequence GCTTTTACTTCAACCATATTTGTATATTGTCTTTTTTAAAATTATTTTATTTGGCCTTGGACTGTGTCTTTGCCATTTTACCACCATGAGAAATAAATTTTCTGGTTGGAGAAAATTCTCCCAAATGATGACCGACCATATTTTCTATTACATAAACATTTATATGATCCTTGCCATTATGGACTGCGAAAGTAAAACCTACCATCTCAGGAGTAATAACTGAAGACCTTGACCAAGTTTTAATTGGTTTAGTGCTTTCTGGTTTTTTGCCCTCTAATTTTTTGAGCAATTTGGGATCAGTAAATGGTCCTTTTTTTAAACTTCTTGACATAACTTATTTAATTTACTTTTCTACGAGTCTTTGATGGACGACGTTTTACAATTAAATGATCGGAAAGCCTATTTTTCTTTCTTGTCTTGACACCATAGGCTGGTTTACCTTTGTAGGTTTTAGGATGTTTCATACCAATTGGGTTACTTCCTTCACCACCACCATGAGGGTGATCTACCGGATTCATAACCTTACCACGAACAGTTGGTTTGATACCCATATGACGTTTACGTCCAGCTTTACCTACTCTTACATTTCTGGCTTCTGGATTACTCGGCACACCAATAGTGGCCATACAGTCTGCCGATACAAATCTGACCTCACCACTTGGCATTTTGAGTTGTGCTTTGCCTTCAAAAATAGCCATCAGCACCAATCCATTACCAGCGCTTCTAGCCAACTGACCGCCTTTGGCTGGTGACATTTCTACATTATAGACAGTCGTACCAGTTGGTATATTTTTCAAATTTAATCTATTACCTATTTTGATACTAATTTTCTTTTGTG is a genomic window containing:
- the rpsS gene encoding 30S ribosomal protein S19, whose translation is MSRSLKKGPFTDPKLLKKLEGKKPESTKPIKTWSRSSVITPEMVGFTFAVHNGKDHINVYVIENMVGHHLGEFSPTRKFISHGGKMAKTQSKAK
- the rplB gene encoding 50S ribosomal protein L2, which translates into the protein MPIKVYKPTTPARRRTSVVINKELSKKRPERYLVTKRKKYSGRNNQGKISVRHKGGGAKRMIRLVDFKREKFDMPAKVEHLEYDPNRNANIALVLYPDGERRYILAPDGLKVGDKVISSQKKISIKIGNRLNLKNIPTGTTVYNVEMSPAKGGQLARSAGNGLVLMAIFEGKAQLKMPSGEVRFVSADCMATIGVPSNPEARNVRVGKAGRKRHMGIKPTVRGKVMNPVDHPHGGGEGSNPIGMKHPKTYKGKPAYGVKTRKKNRLSDHLIVKRRPSKTRRKVN